From a single Jaculus jaculus isolate mJacJac1 unplaced genomic scaffold, mJacJac1.mat.Y.cur uX1, whole genome shotgun sequence genomic region:
- the LOC123457599 gene encoding probable bifunctional dTTP/UTP pyrophosphatase/methyltransferase protein has protein sequence MALRPVIPRLQGQRVVLASASPRRQEILRNAGLRFEVIPSRFRETLDKASFPDPPAYAVETARHKALEVAHRLHQKDQRAPDLVIAADTIMLSRRFPRRRASIVPPPASRNVPETALASSRRPPPGMFRNSVLGALPRAACQTPARPPAPSVSQSPRAPAGPPNDPTFRNVPGHRGTFRKFPQAVDGLILEKPAGEQDAFRMLSRLSGKEHSVFTGVAVLRCWNEEGGGLRARGAEFSEETRVTFSELSPELLWDYVRSGEPMDKAGGYGIQALGGMLVERVSGDFLNVVGFPLNRFCRELDRLLPEGDGGGHDARGPDATTPPPPEGLLQLADGRKASWALFSAFRMKVVDDRRR, from the exons ATGGCGCTGAGGCCGGTGATCCCGCGGCTGCAGGGCCAGCGCGTGGTGCTGGCCAGCGCGTCCCCGCGCCGCCAGGAGATCCTCCGCAACGCC GGCCTGCGGTTCGAGGTGATCCCGTCGCGGTTCAGGGAGACGCTGGACAAGGCCTCGTTCCCAGACCCGCCGGCCTACGCGGTGGAGACGGCacggcacaaggccctggaggtGGCACACAGGCTGCACCAG AAAGACCAGCGCGCCCCCGACCTCGTGATCGCCGCCGACACCATCATG TTGTCTCGTCGCTTTCCCCGTCGCCGTGCCTCCATCGTCCCACCGCCCGCCTCCCGGAACGTGCCGGAAACCGCCCTGGCGTCGTCCCGCCGTCCCCCT CCCGGAATGTTCCGGAACAGCGTCCTGGGAGCTCTCCCACGCGCCGCCTGTCAGACACCCGCCCGTCCCCCGGCCCCATCCGTCAGTCAGTCTCCACGCGCCCCCGCCGGTCCCCCCAACGACCCCACGTTCCGGAACGTGCCGGGACACCGCGGAACGTTCCGGAAATTTCCGCAGGCCGTCGACGGGCTGATCCTGGAGAAGCCGGCCGGCGAGCAGGACGCCTTCCGCATGCTGTCCAG GCTGAGCGGGAAGGAGCACAGCGTGTTCACGGGCGTGGCCGTCCTCCGCTGCTGGAACGAAGAAG GCGGCGGGCTGCGCGCGCGGGGGGCGGAGTTCTCCGAGGAGACGCGGGTGACGTTCTCGGAGCTGTCGCCGGAGCTGCTGTGGGACTACGTGCGCAGCGGGGAGCCCAT GGACAAGGCGGGCGGCTACGGCATCCAGGCGCTGGGCGGCATGCTGGTGGAGCGCGTGAGCGGCGACTTCCTCAACGTGGTGGGCTTCCCGCTCAACCGCTTCTGCAGGGAGCTGGACCGCCTCCTCCCCGAAGGCGACGGCGGCGGCCATGATGCCCGCGGGCCCGACGCGACCACCCCGCCCCCGCCCGAGGGACTCCTGCAGCTCGCGGACGGCCGCAAGGCATCCTGG GCTCTGTTCTCGGCGTTCAGGATGAAGGTGGTTGACGACAGGCGGAGGTGA